In a single window of the Priestia filamentosa genome:
- the clpB gene encoding ATP-dependent chaperone ClpB, whose amino-acid sequence MDMNSMTGKVQEAIQRAQNLVIEKHHQQIDLIHMLSALLEDREGIAQRILEKLNISVTDFRTDVEKAVERKPVITGSGAQGGSIYITSSFSALLQRAEKKAEAFKDAYISVEHIVLSLAEDEQKEIKDLFSKYNLTEKEILQVVKAIRGDSHVNSQNPESTYEVLEKYGRDLVQEVREGKVDPVIGRDAEIRRVIRILSRKTKNNPVLIGEPGVGKTAIVEGLAQRIVRKDVPEGLKDKTIFSLDLGALVAGAKFRGEFEERLKAVLQEIKKSDGRILLFIDELHTIVGAGKTEGAMDAGNLLKPMLARGELHCIGATTLDEYRQYIEKDAALERRFQQVQVAEPTVEDTISILRGLKERFEIHHGVNIHDRALVEAATLSDRYISDRFLPDKAIDLIDEACATIRTEIDSMPAELDEVTRRIMQLEIEKAALSKEKDSISQERLSILEKELADLEESSKSMRLQWEKEKGDIESLQEVRERLEKARRDLGEAEGAYNLEKAAELRHGQIPQLEKELASLEKQMSEREEHSLLREEVTEEEIAEIVGRWTGIPVVKLVEGEREKLLRLESILEERVVGQSEAIELVTDAVLRARAGVKDPSKPIGSFIFLGPTGVGKTELAKALAQSLFDSEDQMVRIDMSEYMEKHAVSRLIGAPPGYVGYEEGGQLTEAVRRKPYSVILLDEIEKAHPEVFNVLLQMLDDGRITDSRGKTVDFKNTVIIMTSNIGSHYLLEGLEDGKLTESARGSVMNELQAHFRPEFLNRIDETILFKPLTVREITGIVDKMLKELSERLQNRQISVELTDEAKQYVAKEGFDPVYGARPLKRFIQKNIETKIAREIIKGTIQDNDHIVFDMQDGEFFITK is encoded by the coding sequence ATGGATATGAATTCAATGACAGGGAAAGTGCAGGAGGCCATTCAGCGTGCGCAAAATCTTGTAATTGAAAAACATCATCAGCAAATTGATCTTATTCATATGCTATCGGCTCTTTTAGAAGACAGAGAAGGAATAGCGCAGCGCATATTGGAAAAATTGAATATTTCAGTAACGGACTTTAGAACTGATGTTGAAAAAGCTGTTGAGCGGAAACCTGTTATAACAGGATCAGGAGCCCAAGGGGGGTCCATTTATATTACGAGCTCTTTTTCGGCTCTTTTACAACGAGCAGAAAAGAAAGCGGAAGCTTTTAAAGATGCCTACATTTCAGTAGAACATATTGTACTTTCATTAGCAGAAGACGAACAGAAAGAAATTAAAGACTTATTTTCAAAATATAACCTAACTGAAAAAGAAATTTTACAAGTTGTGAAAGCAATAAGAGGTGATTCCCACGTGAATAGTCAAAATCCTGAAAGCACATATGAAGTGCTTGAGAAATACGGACGTGATCTTGTTCAAGAAGTACGTGAAGGGAAAGTTGACCCTGTCATTGGAAGAGATGCAGAAATTCGTCGTGTTATCCGGATTTTATCCAGAAAAACGAAAAATAATCCTGTGCTTATTGGGGAACCTGGAGTAGGGAAAACAGCGATTGTGGAAGGATTAGCGCAGAGAATTGTACGCAAGGATGTACCTGAGGGGCTTAAAGATAAAACGATCTTTTCCCTTGATCTTGGAGCGCTTGTTGCAGGGGCAAAGTTTAGAGGGGAGTTTGAGGAAAGACTAAAAGCTGTTCTTCAAGAAATTAAGAAAAGCGATGGTCGTATTTTACTTTTCATTGATGAGCTTCATACAATTGTTGGAGCTGGTAAAACAGAGGGGGCAATGGATGCTGGTAATCTCCTTAAGCCAATGCTTGCTCGTGGTGAACTTCACTGTATTGGAGCGACAACTCTTGATGAGTATCGTCAATATATCGAAAAAGATGCTGCACTTGAACGAAGATTTCAACAAGTTCAAGTAGCAGAGCCAACTGTTGAAGATACGATTTCAATTTTACGCGGATTAAAAGAACGTTTTGAAATTCATCACGGAGTCAATATTCACGATAGAGCGCTTGTTGAAGCAGCAACGCTTTCAGATCGTTATATTTCAGACCGTTTTTTACCTGATAAAGCCATTGATTTAATTGATGAAGCATGTGCAACAATTCGTACAGAAATTGATTCAATGCCTGCTGAGCTTGATGAAGTAACCCGACGCATTATGCAGCTTGAAATTGAAAAGGCAGCTTTAAGTAAAGAAAAAGATAGCATAAGCCAAGAACGTCTCAGCATTCTGGAAAAAGAGCTAGCAGACTTAGAAGAATCATCTAAATCAATGCGTCTTCAATGGGAAAAGGAAAAGGGAGATATTGAGTCACTTCAAGAAGTAAGAGAGCGTCTTGAAAAAGCTCGCCGTGATCTAGGGGAAGCTGAAGGAGCTTACAATTTAGAAAAAGCAGCAGAGCTGAGACATGGCCAAATCCCTCAGCTTGAAAAAGAACTAGCGTCTCTTGAAAAACAAATGAGTGAAAGAGAAGAACACAGCTTGCTCCGGGAGGAAGTAACGGAAGAAGAAATTGCCGAGATAGTAGGAAGATGGACTGGAATTCCAGTTGTTAAGCTTGTTGAAGGAGAAAGAGAGAAACTGCTTCGCTTAGAATCTATCCTAGAAGAGCGTGTAGTGGGACAAAGTGAAGCTATCGAACTTGTCACAGACGCAGTACTACGTGCAAGAGCTGGTGTGAAAGACCCTAGTAAACCAATTGGTTCTTTTATCTTTTTAGGGCCAACAGGGGTAGGAAAAACAGAGCTTGCAAAAGCGCTTGCTCAAAGCTTGTTTGACAGTGAAGACCAAATGGTTCGCATTGATATGTCAGAGTATATGGAAAAGCACGCTGTTTCCCGTTTAATCGGAGCTCCTCCTGGATATGTGGGATATGAAGAAGGTGGACAATTAACAGAAGCAGTGCGTCGTAAGCCTTATTCTGTTATTTTGCTTGATGAAATTGAAAAAGCTCATCCAGAAGTATTTAATGTTTTATTACAAATGCTTGATGATGGGCGTATAACAGATTCTCGCGGAAAAACCGTTGATTTTAAAAATACAGTAATTATTATGACATCAAATATTGGATCACATTACCTTCTAGAAGGATTAGAAGACGGTAAGCTGACAGAAAGCGCACGTGGAAGCGTTATGAATGAGCTTCAAGCCCATTTTAGACCAGAGTTTTTAAATCGTATTGATGAAACAATTTTATTTAAGCCACTTACTGTACGTGAAATTACAGGGATTGTAGATAAAATGTTAAAGGAGCTTAGCGAACGATTGCAAAATCGTCAAATTTCTGTTGAATTAACAGATGAAGCTAAGCAGTATGTAGCGAAAGAAGGATTTGATCCTGTATATGGAGCAAGACCTCTCAAACGTTTTATTCAAAAGAATATTGAAACCAAAATTGCACGTGAAATCATTAAAGGAACTATTCAAGATAATGATCATATCGTTTTCGATATGCAAGACGGCGAATTTTTCATTACAAAATAA
- a CDS encoding SDR family oxidoreductase, with product MNVLIVGANGTTGNILVEKLGKSGEHKAVAMVRKEEQKAKMEQLGADEIVIADLEKDIEHAVKGMDAVIFAAGSGSKTGRDKTYAVDQEGAKQLVDQAEKHGVKRFVMLSSMGAGNPDATSDQNMKAYLEAKGSADEHLQKSSLSYVIVRPGPLSNDEENGQIEAKEKIEDMKDRSIPRADVANVLIESLTNEHVTNKTFEILSGERRIEEALENM from the coding sequence ATGAATGTACTTATTGTTGGAGCAAACGGTACTACAGGAAATATTCTTGTCGAAAAACTAGGAAAAAGCGGTGAACACAAAGCAGTTGCCATGGTTCGAAAAGAGGAACAAAAAGCCAAAATGGAGCAACTAGGAGCAGATGAGATTGTGATTGCTGATCTTGAAAAAGATATAGAACATGCTGTAAAAGGAATGGATGCCGTCATTTTTGCAGCGGGATCAGGTTCAAAAACCGGTCGGGATAAGACATATGCTGTTGATCAAGAGGGAGCGAAGCAACTTGTAGATCAAGCGGAAAAGCATGGAGTAAAACGTTTTGTTATGTTGAGTTCCATGGGAGCCGGAAATCCAGATGCTACATCAGACCAGAATATGAAAGCTTATCTTGAAGCAAAAGGCTCTGCTGATGAGCATCTACAGAAATCTAGTCTATCCTATGTAATTGTGCGTCCTGGACCCCTTTCTAATGATGAGGAAAATGGCCAAATTGAAGCAAAAGAAAAAATTGAAGATATGAAAGACCGCTCCATTCCGAGAGCAGATGTTGCAAACGTGTTGATTGAATCTTTAACAAACGAGCATGTAACAAATAAAACATTTGAGATTTTATCTGGTGAACGTCGTATAGAGGAAGCACTTGAAAACATGTAG
- a CDS encoding alpha/beta fold hydrolase gives MNCRYFMLENQWNVIHLPEKPNGFGILILGDSNHFVEGSTSLWTQHKGRERLVDCLLEKGYTVFYSNLFGANWGSIKAFRLARQLYHLVIRQEILNRKIHLLAEGMGGLLALQLMEEMSEEIRSTAFLNPCLDFELYYKQAQKHPFFLKRLEKEYREAHNLTRSTTREAMENHVRLEYYQNEVPAKIWADVRNSSPYSVEHSKQYEKLKGEQGGNVEISFYLPEKQYLFSKALCSFYKSWEQEL, from the coding sequence ATGAATTGCCGTTACTTTATGCTTGAAAATCAATGGAACGTTATTCATCTTCCTGAAAAGCCAAATGGATTTGGTATTTTAATTTTAGGGGACAGCAACCATTTTGTAGAAGGTTCAACTAGTTTATGGACTCAGCATAAGGGGAGAGAACGGCTGGTAGACTGCTTACTTGAAAAAGGATACACAGTGTTTTATTCAAACTTGTTTGGAGCAAATTGGGGAAGTATAAAAGCTTTTCGTTTAGCAAGACAGCTTTATCATCTTGTTATACGTCAGGAGATTTTAAATCGAAAAATCCATTTATTAGCAGAAGGGATGGGAGGGCTTCTTGCTCTTCAATTGATGGAAGAAATGTCTGAGGAGATTCGATCTACTGCTTTTCTCAATCCTTGTTTAGATTTTGAGCTTTACTATAAGCAGGCTCAAAAACATCCTTTTTTCTTAAAGCGTCTTGAAAAAGAGTATCGTGAAGCACATAATCTAACACGTTCCACGACGCGTGAGGCAATGGAAAATCATGTGCGGCTTGAATATTATCAAAACGAAGTGCCAGCCAAAATTTGGGCCGATGTACGAAATTCTTCTCCGTATTCTGTTGAGCATAGTAAGCAATATGAAAAATTGAAAGGTGAGCAAGGAGGAAATGTAGAAATTTCTTTTTACTTGCCTGAGAAACAGTATTTATTTTCAAAAGCGCTTTGTTCATTCTATAAGAGCTGGGAACAAGAACTATAA
- a CDS encoding YjzC family protein, which translates to MGQNRHFTPGQKAPNNGRYIEIGETGSNVNNPKQLKLKAGDRFPETSNDDRHWTYMRKP; encoded by the coding sequence ATGGGTCAAAATCGACACTTTACACCAGGACAAAAAGCTCCTAACAATGGCCGATATATTGAAATCGGTGAGACAGGAAGCAATGTAAACAATCCGAAGCAATTGAAGCTTAAAGCAGGCGATCGTTTCCCTGAAACGTCAAACGATGACCGTCACTGGACATATATGAGAAAACCATAA
- the argF gene encoding ornithine carbamoyltransferase, translating into MNSLQANEVNVKGKSLLTLLDWSKEEIEAVLQKGVELKKERKEGELNTSLNGQTLGLIFEKSSTRTRVSFEAGMMQLGGNALYLNGQDLQIGRGESIHDTAKVLSEFIDAIMIRTFEHSKVEELAKYGSIPVINGLTDEFHPCQALADLMTIYEEKGTLKGLKVAYIGDGNNVAHSLMIACAKVGAHFSIACPKGYEPKEWIVNEARKIAEQQDANINIVENPVEAVQDSDAVYTDVWTSMGQEAENDIRLKAFSNYQVNDELVKHAKDDYLFLHCLPAHREEEVTASVIDGDNSYVFQQAGNRMHVQKALLQLILG; encoded by the coding sequence ATGAATTCTTTACAAGCAAACGAAGTAAATGTAAAAGGAAAAAGCTTATTAACATTACTCGACTGGTCAAAGGAAGAAATTGAAGCAGTTTTACAAAAAGGGGTTGAGCTCAAAAAAGAGCGTAAAGAAGGAGAGTTGAATACATCTCTTAATGGTCAAACCCTTGGTCTTATTTTTGAAAAGTCTTCAACACGTACAAGAGTATCGTTTGAAGCTGGGATGATGCAGCTTGGTGGAAATGCGCTTTATCTAAATGGGCAAGATTTACAAATTGGTAGAGGAGAAAGCATTCACGATACAGCTAAAGTGCTCTCAGAATTCATTGATGCTATTATGATTAGAACGTTTGAGCATAGCAAGGTAGAAGAACTTGCAAAGTATGGTTCAATTCCTGTAATTAACGGTCTTACAGACGAGTTTCATCCATGCCAAGCTCTTGCTGATTTGATGACGATTTATGAAGAAAAAGGTACATTGAAGGGATTAAAAGTAGCTTATATTGGGGATGGCAATAATGTAGCTCACTCTTTAATGATTGCATGTGCCAAAGTAGGGGCTCATTTTTCAATTGCTTGTCCAAAAGGCTATGAGCCTAAAGAGTGGATTGTGAACGAAGCACGAAAAATTGCTGAACAACAAGACGCAAATATCAATATTGTAGAGAACCCTGTTGAAGCTGTCCAAGATTCAGATGCAGTTTACACAGATGTGTGGACAAGTATGGGGCAAGAAGCTGAAAATGATATTCGCTTAAAAGCTTTTTCAAACTATCAAGTAAACGATGAGCTTGTGAAGCATGCTAAAGATGACTACTTGTTCCTTCATTGTCTTCCTGCACATCGGGAAGAAGAAGTAACAGCTTCAGTAATTGATGGAGACAACTCTTACGTTTTTCAGCAAGCTGGAAATAGAATGCACGTTCAGAAAGCTCTGTTACAGCTTATTCTTGGCTAA
- the cobT gene encoding nicotinate-nucleotide--dimethylbenzimidazole phosphoribosyltransferase translates to MLNNTVKNITEVDVHKREEATKRVDTLIKPLKSLGRLEELYIQLASITGTLHPKVDKKVVLVMAGDHGVFSEGVTAFPQSITALQTELFTKGVTGVCALARQARAEVIVADVGVAADINHPLIRNYKIAYGTGNIRREAAMTRQKAVAALEVGIRLANEQIDQGKNLLGTGEMGIANTTPSAAIVSLFTGKDPEEVTGVGANLPTAKLSHKALVIKEAIQRHKPNKTDGVDVLAKIGGFEIGAMAGVMLAGAARKIPVVVDGFISTSAALIAHAIEPKVLPYLIPAHLSMEQGAKAAAEFLGFKPLLELGLCLGEGSGAALSFNIIEAATFMNEDMMTFEEAGMKI, encoded by the coding sequence ATGTTAAACAATACAGTAAAAAACATTACAGAAGTTGATGTACATAAAAGGGAAGAAGCAACCAAACGTGTAGACACGCTTATTAAGCCATTAAAAAGTTTAGGAAGACTTGAAGAGCTCTACATACAGCTTGCAAGCATTACTGGAACTCTACATCCAAAAGTAGATAAAAAAGTTGTGCTCGTAATGGCTGGAGATCACGGCGTATTTTCAGAAGGAGTAACAGCTTTTCCTCAGTCTATTACTGCTTTGCAGACAGAGCTTTTTACTAAGGGAGTTACAGGAGTTTGTGCTTTAGCAAGACAAGCTAGAGCAGAAGTTATTGTAGCAGATGTAGGCGTTGCAGCGGATATCAATCATCCACTTATTCGAAACTATAAAATTGCTTATGGAACAGGAAATATTAGAAGGGAAGCTGCCATGACAAGACAGAAAGCAGTAGCGGCACTTGAGGTCGGTATTCGTCTTGCTAATGAGCAAATTGATCAAGGGAAAAACTTGCTTGGCACAGGAGAAATGGGGATTGCTAACACAACTCCAAGTGCCGCCATTGTATCTCTTTTTACAGGGAAAGATCCAGAGGAAGTAACAGGGGTAGGAGCAAACCTTCCAACAGCAAAGTTGTCACATAAAGCCCTTGTCATTAAAGAAGCAATTCAACGACATAAGCCTAATAAAACTGATGGGGTGGACGTTTTAGCGAAGATTGGCGGATTTGAAATTGGGGCAATGGCCGGAGTTATGTTAGCTGGTGCAGCGCGGAAAATTCCTGTTGTTGTGGATGGATTTATTTCAACATCAGCAGCCCTTATTGCTCATGCTATTGAGCCTAAAGTTCTTCCTTATTTAATTCCTGCTCATTTATCAATGGAGCAAGGAGCAAAAGCAGCAGCCGAGTTTTTAGGATTTAAACCTTTGTTAGAACTAGGACTTTGTCTTGGAGAAGGAAGCGGTGCAGCTCTTTCTTTTAACATTATTGAAGCAGCAACATTTATGAATGAAGATATGATGACTTTTGAAGAAGCAGGTATGAAAATCTAA
- a CDS encoding YjzD family protein, which produces MRVIVSLFWSFLLVNMTAYVVNSMQGGTYNFTVASILSVAVTVLVIILGEALGTGEEEKRKVELGKE; this is translated from the coding sequence TTGAGAGTTATCGTATCTTTATTTTGGAGCTTTTTATTAGTAAACATGACAGCATATGTTGTAAATTCGATGCAAGGTGGTACATATAATTTTACCGTTGCTTCTATTTTATCTGTTGCTGTAACAGTACTAGTTATTATCCTAGGAGAAGCACTTGGCACTGGTGAAGAAGAAAAAAGAAAAGTAGAACTTGGTAAAGAATAA